From Oncorhynchus mykiss isolate Arlee chromosome 6, USDA_OmykA_1.1, whole genome shotgun sequence, the proteins below share one genomic window:
- the LOC110526182 gene encoding gamma-butyrobetaine dioxygenase, with the protein MYWDSELQIPTANFEEVLHDDKAALAWLLALRRVGIVYLKGAPVEQGQVARLSQRIGYLRLTFYGHTWQVQDKSQANNVAYTAGKLSLHTDYPALHYPPGVQFLHCLSQAAEGGESEAVDGFHMAEKLRREDPEAFRTLTSLQVDFTDTGSDYCDFMVQSKNHIIDVDSDGRVVRINYNNATRDSVLDLPLHQVQAFYSSLKAYIQLMTRPENMLTYKMEPGDLVTFDNGRLLHGRKSYLSHPDQVRHLEGAYLDWDEVMSRLRILCKSVNGES; encoded by the exons ATGTACTGGGACTCAGAGCTACAGATCCCCACGGCCAACTTCGAGGAGGTCCTCCACGATGACAAGGCCGCCCTGGCCTGGCTGCTGGCTCTACGCCGCGTGGGAATCGTCTACCTGAAGGGGGCGCCGGTGGAGCAGGGTCAGGTGGCCCGCCTCAGCCAGAGGATCGGATACCTAAGACTGACGTTCTATGG GCACACATGGCAGGTGCAGGACAAATCCCAAGCTAACAACGTGGCCTACACCGCTGGCAAActcagtctccacactgactaTCCAGCACTGCACTACCCACCTGGA GTGCAGTTCCTGCATTGCCTGAGCCAGGCTGCCGAGGGTGGGGAGAGTGAAGCGGTGGACGGCTTCCACATGGCAGAAAAACTGAGAAGAGAAGACCCAGAGGCTTTCAGGACCCTCACCTCCCTGCAGGTGGACTTCACCGACACAGGGTCTGACTACTGTGACTTCATGGTGCAGTCCAAGAACCACATCATAGA TGTTGACAGTGATGGGCGGGTGGTACGGATCAACTACAACAATGCCACCAGGGACTCTGTGCTGGACCTCCCCCTGCACCAGGTCCAGGCCTTCTACAGCTCCCTCAAGGCCTACATCCAGCTGATGACGCGACCAGAAAACATGCTCACCTACAAGATGGAGcctg GCGACCTGGTCACCTTTGACAACGGGCGCCTGCTCCATGGGCGGAAGAGCTATCTGAGCCACCCAGACCAGGTGAGACACCTGGAGGGAGCCTACCTGGACTGGGACGAAGTCATGTCTCGCCTGCGAATACTCTGCAAGTCTGTCAACGGAGAGAGCTAG